The following coding sequences are from one Arcobacter nitrofigilis DSM 7299 window:
- a CDS encoding TOBE domain-containing protein: MKLSARNQLTGVIELVEQGQVNSEIYVKLNSGYTIVSVITNNAVKNLDLKIDDIVTVIFKSSCVLITTDVSLNISARNKLQGSVENIYLGSVTAEVEIDIGNKERVIAVITASSIKNLHIKIGNSVSAIIKATDVMIGK; the protein is encoded by the coding sequence ATGAAACTAAGTGCAAGAAATCAATTAACTGGAGTAATAGAATTAGTTGAACAAGGTCAGGTTAATTCTGAAATCTATGTAAAATTGAACAGTGGCTATACAATTGTTTCAGTGATTACAAATAATGCTGTTAAGAATCTTGATTTAAAAATAGATGACATAGTTACAGTAATATTTAAATCAAGTTGTGTACTTATAACTACAGATGTAAGTTTAAATATAAGTGCAAGAAATAAACTTCAAGGAAGCGTTGAAAATATCTATTTAGGTTCTGTAACTGCAGAAGTAGAAATAGATATAGGAAATAAGGAGAGAGTAATTGCAGTAATTACAGCAAGCTCAATAAAAAACTTACATATAAAAATAGGAAATAGTGTTAGTGCCATAATCAAGGCAACAGATGTAATGATAGGAAAATAA